A genomic segment from Miscanthus floridulus cultivar M001 unplaced genomic scaffold, ASM1932011v1 fs_914_1_2, whole genome shotgun sequence encodes:
- the LOC136533559 gene encoding uncharacterized protein: MAGPVELGADGGAWDRGSSGWLGAGRVAVPEELGARGTGELGAAAGDPGHGRGAVGAGAGALGRRGRAGASAGRRGERRRDGGRGTGASGWARQDLAGGGRRRGGTGGRGQRRRGRETRGQVGEE; encoded by the coding sequence atggcggggccAGTGGAGCTCGGGGCCGACGGGGGAGCTTGGGACCGGGGGAGCTCTGGGTGGCTCGGTGCCGGTCGGGTCGCTGTCCCCGAGGAGCTCGGAGCCCGGGGCACCGGCGAGCTCGGGGCAGCGGCCGGGGACCCGGGGCACGGGCGCGGGGCTgtcggggcgggggcgggggcgctgGGCCGCCGGGGCCGGGCGGGAGCATCGGCCGGGCGCCGGGGCGAGCGCCGCCGGGACGGGGGGCGCGGGACGGGGGCGTCGGGGTGGGCCCGGCAGGACCTTGCCGGAGGGGGACGACGGCGGGGTGGCACGGGCGGGCGGGGGCAGCGACGGCGCGGTAGGGAAACGCGGGGGCAGGTGGGAGAGGAGTGA